The following coding sequences are from one Firmicutes bacterium CAG:345 window:
- a CDS encoding yD repeat-containing protein (product inferred by homology to UniProt) has product MVDPTGHFAITIGLLMAIGFGVGAIIGACASVIGQFLANGCSWENFSWGQLALDTVLGGFSGLLSMSTLGLVAMVAANAGLGFVGAVGGHLINGSDFLKVSTWIDIGLSTVLGALVGLIGGSGALNARHLNRAKQTAGFIRAASLYDNVLTKVVTGGYRTAGIASNALRLSGQNLVKQWNKMIISQAGKTLTKALVFGGTALLFGTAGKGLLYDWYNDCF; this is encoded by the coding sequence ATGGTTGATCCTACAGGACATTTTGCTATAACAATTGGTTTATTAATGGCAATTGGATTTGGAGTTGGGGCTATAATTGGGGCTTGTGCTAGTGTTATCGGGCAATTTTTAGCAAATGGCTGTAGTTGGGAAAACTTTAGTTGGGGACAACTGGCTTTAGATACAGTTTTGGGTGGATTTAGTGGATTATTATCTATGTCAACTTTAGGATTAGTTGCAATGGTTGCTGCGAATGCTGGTTTAGGATTTGTTGGAGCTGTAGGTGGACATTTAATTAATGGAAGTGACTTTTTAAAAGTCTCAACTTGGATAGATATTGGATTATCAACTGTCTTAGGTGCTTTGGTTGGATTAATTGGTGGATCAGGGGCTTTAAATGCGAGGCATTTAAATAGAGCAAAACAAACTGCTGGATTTATTAGAGCAGCTAGCTTATATGATAATGTTTTAACAAAAGTTGTAACAGGAGGATATAGAACTGCTGGTATTGCATCAAATGCTTTAAGATTATCAGGTCAAAATTTAGTTAAACAATGGAATAAAATGATTATTAGTCAAGCAGGTAAAACATTAACAAAAGCATTAGTTTTTGGAGGTACTGCGTTATTATTTGGAACAGCAGGTAAAGGATTGTTATATGATTGGTATAATGATTGTTTTTAG